The Sediminispirochaeta smaragdinae DSM 11293 genome has a segment encoding these proteins:
- a CDS encoding GNAT family N-acetyltransferase, translated as MNWKKAGQQDLPRIMEFLAPREYRAATLASRIQEYGIPKLPPKKSGSLWYLPETEDNKGIRGLVLFCSNGLYLPLFHETHPPRYDELQDLLLRFRKEYRAIYCLLGREEDVRLSEEALRCTVSERKLFYLMTRKLAEEVEGEKEKRITIPRLSVRRLSADDAEHFFPVERAYQIEEVVTDPRLYNDEAGLIHFRNQCRRQLIFGAMVGKIPVAKAGTNAIAFRYCQIGGVYTRPEYRGMGIAYQTLKRVMAAVASRGQYETLYVRRDNEAAVALYRSLGFRTRCSYAITYPLIQRSAGA; from the coding sequence ATGAACTGGAAAAAAGCGGGTCAGCAAGATCTTCCGCGCATCATGGAGTTTCTTGCCCCCAGAGAGTACCGTGCCGCAACCCTTGCCTCACGAATCCAGGAATACGGCATACCGAAGCTGCCACCTAAAAAGAGTGGGTCGCTCTGGTATCTCCCTGAAACAGAAGATAACAAAGGGATCAGAGGCCTCGTGTTGTTCTGTTCGAACGGCCTCTATCTCCCCCTTTTCCATGAAACACATCCCCCCCGTTATGATGAATTACAGGACCTTCTCCTGCGTTTCAGAAAAGAGTATAGAGCAATCTACTGTCTGTTGGGGCGAGAAGAGGATGTAAGACTGAGCGAAGAAGCTCTTCGGTGTACCGTTTCGGAAAGGAAACTCTTTTACCTCATGACCCGCAAACTCGCGGAAGAGGTAGAGGGAGAAAAAGAAAAACGAATTACCATCCCTCGCCTTTCGGTTAGGCGCCTTTCTGCCGATGATGCGGAACACTTTTTCCCCGTGGAGCGGGCCTACCAGATAGAAGAGGTGGTTACCGATCCTCGGCTCTACAACGACGAGGCCGGACTCATCCACTTTAGAAACCAATGCCGCAGGCAGCTGATTTTCGGTGCCATGGTGGGAAAGATTCCTGTAGCGAAGGCGGGCACAAACGCCATTGCCTTCCGTTATTGCCAAATTGGAGGGGTTTACACCAGGCCGGAATATCGGGGAATGGGGATAGCATATCAAACCTTGAAAAGAGTGATGGCCGCGGTTGCATCTCGAGGACAGTATGAAACGCTTTATGTCCGTCGTGATAATGAAGCTGCCGTCGCACTCTACCGATCTCTCGGTTTTAGGACGCGTTGCAGTTATGCCATTACCTACCCTCTGATCCAAAGGTCGGCTGGCGCTTAG
- a CDS encoding glycogen synthase codes for MVASEAVPYAKTGGLADVVPALSRALTGRGHQVTIIMPRYSFIDTASFRELPLVPLISLGFAEYSLRLFTPIDGNGELSVIFLDHPLFSSRDGLYGENGGQPYRDNHIRFALLAKGAIETSRRLNLAPDLFHLHDWQAALVPAYLAEYEKTGVMAEARTIFTIHNIAYQGVFSKQDIHALALTWDSFSDRPAGYRDQINFLRSAIINSDHITTVSPSYAKEIMTEAFGEGLHTLLADHAGSVSGILNGADYKEWDPANDPFLDVSFGADDLSGKALAKKRLQKEADLPVDPSIPIIGMVGRLAEQKGFVELLDEKNGALQRILEGNKVQVVLLGTGASWIESRLLEISESHPNLRVFLTFNEKLAHVIEAGSDFFLMPSRYEPCGLNQIYSLRYGSLPIVTQTGGLADTVIPESQGRNRATGFVFPQCTPDQIVETVRHALDLWEHDRNAIDAMRRRAMRAHFSWEDSAAAYEKLYKRLINRPRR; via the coding sequence ATGGTTGCAAGCGAAGCTGTACCTTACGCCAAGACAGGGGGGCTCGCAGATGTTGTTCCGGCCCTCTCCCGTGCTTTAACAGGGCGAGGTCATCAGGTCACAATCATCATGCCCCGTTACAGTTTCATCGATACTGCTTCGTTTCGGGAACTTCCCCTTGTACCGCTGATTTCACTCGGTTTTGCAGAGTATAGTTTGAGACTCTTTACCCCTATCGATGGGAACGGTGAACTATCGGTAATTTTCCTGGATCACCCCCTTTTTTCCTCCAGAGACGGGCTTTATGGGGAAAATGGCGGGCAACCATATCGTGATAATCATATTCGCTTTGCTCTTCTGGCCAAAGGAGCCATTGAGACCTCGAGAAGGTTAAATCTTGCCCCCGATCTGTTTCATCTCCATGACTGGCAGGCAGCCTTGGTACCGGCATATCTTGCCGAGTACGAAAAAACAGGAGTCATGGCGGAAGCACGAACGATTTTTACCATCCACAATATTGCCTACCAGGGAGTTTTTTCCAAGCAGGATATCCACGCCCTTGCCTTAACGTGGGACTCCTTTTCCGATCGGCCCGCCGGCTATCGTGACCAGATCAATTTTCTTAGATCGGCGATCATAAACAGCGATCATATAACCACCGTAAGCCCTAGCTATGCAAAGGAGATCATGACTGAGGCATTTGGGGAGGGCCTTCATACGCTCCTTGCCGATCATGCGGGGTCGGTAAGCGGTATCCTTAATGGTGCCGACTACAAAGAGTGGGATCCGGCGAATGATCCCTTCCTTGATGTCTCTTTCGGCGCCGATGACCTTTCCGGCAAAGCGCTTGCAAAGAAACGGCTGCAGAAGGAGGCCGACCTCCCTGTCGATCCTTCAATCCCCATCATTGGTATGGTTGGACGCCTCGCCGAACAGAAGGGTTTCGTGGAGCTACTTGATGAAAAGAACGGAGCCCTTCAGCGTATTCTCGAAGGTAATAAGGTACAGGTTGTCTTGCTTGGAACAGGGGCTTCATGGATCGAATCTCGGCTTCTGGAAATATCCGAAAGCCATCCTAATCTAAGGGTATTCCTTACCTTTAATGAAAAGCTGGCACATGTGATCGAGGCGGGGAGCGATTTCTTTCTCATGCCGAGTCGCTACGAACCCTGTGGCCTCAACCAAATCTACTCCCTCCGTTACGGGAGTCTGCCCATCGTTACCCAAACGGGGGGCCTCGCAGATACGGTCATTCCCGAAAGCCAAGGGAGAAATCGAGCCACCGGCTTTGTCTTTCCGCAGTGTACTCCCGACCAGATCGTCGAGACGGTTCGGCATGCCCTTGATCTCTGGGAACATGACAGGAACGCCATCGACGCAATGCGGCGACGTGCCATGAGGGCCCACTTTTCATGGGAAGACTCGGCGGCAGCATACGAAAAACTCTACAAACGCTTAATCAACCGTCCACGGCGATGA
- a CDS encoding ribonuclease H-like domain-containing protein, producing MMKKKQLAGRLARLRASKGPGVTPPLHASSAPVKNFSPEFINRGWEKLSDYLFRRVTPLPPVDIRPLLSSHPILLPAGEPAENLLFYDLETSGLSGGAGTAVFLAGFLRLVPIENKGRRNTFFTPEATQLFLADFPGERDFLEAIGELIKPQLLYLSYNGKGFDRHLLASKFRLHALQLSMPRQLDLLYPARKFWKERLPDCSLSTVEQEILGLWRELDIPGREIPDRYFSWLKSFDIEALEPVFAHHLQDLFSLLLLLRRFESMALSPCDCTAREKGVLGELRYHTGSRDDALELLQLAWEEGNARAGRIAILLLKRMGYREKAAELAGQMWEQKRSLFAGIELAKYYEHVEHNPTAALELVEAMLERRAFLSERIRKQLYHRRGRLIKRL from the coding sequence ATGATGAAAAAGAAGCAGCTTGCAGGGAGGCTCGCCCGGCTGAGAGCATCAAAGGGGCCCGGAGTAACGCCTCCTCTTCATGCTTCTTCGGCTCCTGTGAAGAATTTCTCGCCTGAGTTTATCAATCGAGGCTGGGAAAAACTCTCCGATTATCTTTTTCGGCGGGTCACGCCTCTTCCTCCCGTGGATATTCGTCCGCTGCTTTCTTCTCATCCCATATTACTTCCTGCAGGCGAGCCGGCAGAAAATCTTCTTTTTTATGATTTGGAAACGAGCGGCTTAAGTGGCGGGGCCGGTACTGCCGTTTTTCTGGCCGGCTTTCTACGTCTTGTCCCCATTGAAAATAAGGGAAGGAGGAATACGTTTTTCACTCCCGAGGCCACGCAGCTGTTCCTGGCTGATTTCCCCGGCGAGAGGGACTTTTTAGAGGCAATTGGAGAGCTTATAAAGCCGCAATTACTCTATCTTTCCTACAACGGTAAAGGGTTCGATCGCCACCTTCTTGCAAGCAAATTTCGGCTACATGCTCTTCAGCTTTCCATGCCGCGGCAGCTTGATCTCCTCTATCCGGCCCGTAAGTTCTGGAAGGAGCGACTTCCTGACTGTTCTCTTTCGACCGTGGAACAGGAGATCCTTGGCCTCTGGCGTGAACTTGATATTCCCGGAAGAGAGATTCCCGATCGTTATTTCAGCTGGCTGAAAAGCTTCGATATAGAGGCCCTGGAACCCGTCTTTGCACACCACCTGCAGGATCTTTTTTCGCTTCTGCTCCTTTTGCGTCGGTTCGAGTCGATGGCGCTATCCCCCTGTGATTGTACCGCTCGGGAGAAGGGTGTTCTCGGGGAGCTGCGATACCATACCGGTAGCAGGGATGATGCGCTGGAATTGCTGCAGCTGGCATGGGAAGAGGGGAATGCAAGGGCGGGGAGGATAGCCATCCTCCTACTGAAGCGTATGGGATATCGCGAAAAGGCCGCCGAGCTTGCCGGACAGATGTGGGAACAAAAACGTTCCTTATTTGCAGGAATCGAGCTCGCCAAATACTATGAACACGTTGAGCACAATCCTACCGCTGCCTTGGAACTAGTGGAGGCGATGCTCGAACGGCGAGCCTTTCTTTCGGAGCGGATACGTAAACAGCTCTATCATCGCCGTGGACGGTTGATTAAGCGTTTGTAG
- a CDS encoding DEAD/DEAH box helicase: protein MTSPLEGILEELKRDRSFASNVGAWKRLPAREGSYAPFPKELDERIVTALGQQGIGQLYSHQRLAWEKIRAGEHCVVVTPTASGKTLAYNLPVMQRLLAEPEARALYLFPTKALSQDQQSALNDIVLSDDLPVKITTYDGDTPKSLRVSARESGRIVISNPDMLHSGILPNHPKWIKFLSNLRFVVIDEVHTYRGIFGSHMANLMRRLVRIAGFYGSKIQFICCSATIKNPGELAEKIIGEPVSVIEENGAPSGAKNLILYNPPLVDAVQGIRRGVVLESRDIALRFLRGGVKTIVFGRSRIRVELIADYINKALANHFNENHRTRVEAYRGGYLPGERRQIERGLRDGSIKGVVSTNALELGIDIGGLDAAVLAGIPASVSSALQQSGRAGRGASESVAVLVASASPTDQYLVGHEDYFFGRSPEAASINPENLYILLDHLKCALFELPFSEGEDFGGNDTEPLLSYLEEEGVARYTGGKWFWADRGYPAEGVSLRSASSENVVIINTTGGKNEVIGEMDLPSAKELLFPKAVYLHRGRQFQSLRLDVENRRCDVEESSLNYYTDSIVKSDIKPLEIDLEESFPWGCALLADVLVRNQVAKYKKLKFATHENIGYGDISLPEEEMHTRSFILRFDEGGVPAGQFSEVEAALAEEVIARSASLLLSVAPLFLLCDHSDIGVSERLRDPHFALPAIYFYDKAPGGIGLAESMMKAFPAILKAGAERVSSCSCESGCPSCCGPDLSPDGGRKEAVVRFLNGWVRASGLG from the coding sequence ATGACATCACCACTAGAAGGGATTCTTGAAGAGCTAAAACGTGATCGATCCTTTGCGTCAAACGTGGGGGCCTGGAAGCGGCTTCCTGCAAGGGAAGGATCCTATGCTCCTTTTCCGAAGGAGCTGGATGAGCGTATCGTTACGGCGCTTGGGCAACAGGGAATCGGCCAACTCTATTCCCATCAGCGCCTGGCTTGGGAAAAGATACGTGCAGGTGAACACTGTGTCGTTGTAACACCGACGGCAAGCGGAAAAACCCTTGCCTATAATCTTCCCGTGATGCAGAGGCTTCTTGCCGAACCTGAGGCTCGAGCCCTTTATCTCTTTCCCACAAAGGCCCTTAGTCAGGATCAGCAGTCGGCCCTGAACGATATCGTTTTGTCCGACGATCTGCCCGTAAAAATAACGACATACGACGGCGATACTCCCAAATCTCTTCGGGTCTCGGCACGGGAAAGCGGTAGGATCGTTATCTCGAATCCTGATATGCTTCATTCGGGAATCTTGCCGAACCATCCGAAATGGATCAAATTCTTAAGTAATCTCCGTTTTGTCGTTATCGACGAAGTACACACCTACCGTGGTATCTTCGGTAGTCATATGGCCAATCTTATGCGGCGTCTGGTACGCATTGCAGGCTTCTATGGCTCAAAGATTCAGTTCATCTGCTGTTCCGCGACCATCAAAAACCCCGGAGAGCTTGCGGAAAAGATCATCGGCGAACCTGTTTCTGTGATTGAGGAAAACGGTGCTCCTTCCGGTGCGAAAAACCTTATCCTTTACAATCCTCCCCTGGTAGATGCCGTCCAGGGAATCAGGCGGGGAGTGGTTCTCGAAAGCCGTGATATTGCCCTCCGTTTTCTTCGAGGTGGAGTAAAAACGATTGTCTTCGGGCGTTCGCGGATCAGGGTGGAACTCATCGCGGACTATATCAACAAGGCCCTTGCGAATCATTTTAATGAGAACCATCGTACCCGGGTGGAGGCTTACCGCGGAGGCTATCTTCCGGGAGAGCGGCGTCAGATCGAACGCGGCCTGCGGGACGGGAGCATCAAGGGGGTTGTTTCCACCAACGCCCTTGAGCTGGGTATCGATATCGGCGGTCTTGATGCCGCGGTCCTGGCAGGAATACCCGCTTCCGTTTCCTCGGCGCTTCAGCAGTCGGGAAGAGCAGGGCGTGGGGCCAGCGAGTCGGTGGCGGTCCTGGTCGCTTCCGCCAGCCCCACGGACCAGTATCTTGTCGGACACGAAGACTATTTTTTCGGCCGTTCTCCCGAAGCAGCCTCGATTAACCCGGAAAATCTCTATATTCTTCTTGATCACCTTAAGTGTGCACTCTTTGAGCTTCCCTTTTCCGAAGGAGAGGATTTTGGCGGAAATGATACCGAGCCTCTTCTCTCCTACCTTGAGGAGGAGGGGGTTGCCAGGTATACCGGAGGTAAGTGGTTCTGGGCCGATCGCGGTTATCCCGCGGAAGGGGTGTCCCTTCGATCGGCTTCTTCCGAAAATGTGGTTATCATTAATACGACAGGGGGAAAGAACGAAGTGATCGGGGAAATGGATCTGCCTTCGGCCAAGGAACTGCTCTTTCCCAAGGCTGTTTACCTGCATCGGGGACGCCAGTTTCAAAGCCTCAGGCTTGATGTTGAAAACCGCCGCTGTGACGTCGAGGAGTCAAGCCTCAACTACTATACCGATTCCATCGTAAAAAGCGATATCAAGCCCTTGGAGATCGATCTTGAAGAATCCTTTCCCTGGGGATGCGCTCTCCTTGCCGATGTGCTTGTCAGAAATCAGGTTGCAAAGTATAAAAAACTGAAATTTGCGACACACGAAAATATCGGCTATGGTGATATCTCTCTTCCTGAAGAAGAGATGCACACTCGAAGCTTTATCCTCCGTTTCGACGAGGGCGGGGTACCTGCCGGGCAGTTCTCCGAGGTAGAGGCTGCTCTTGCCGAAGAGGTGATTGCTCGGAGTGCAAGCCTGCTTCTGAGCGTTGCTCCACTTTTTCTTTTGTGTGATCACAGTGATATTGGAGTAAGCGAACGGCTGCGCGATCCCCATTTCGCCCTTCCCGCAATCTATTTCTATGATAAGGCTCCGGGAGGAATCGGTCTTGCAGAATCGATGATGAAGGCCTTTCCCGCTATTTTGAAGGCTGGGGCCGAGCGGGTCAGTTCCTGTAGCTGTGAGAGTGGCTGTCCCTCCTGCTGCGGCCCGGACCTGTCGCCAGACGGAGGACGCAAGGAGGCTGTCGTGCGTTTCCTTAACGGATGGGTCAGGGCTTCCGGTCTTGGATGA
- a CDS encoding glucose-1-phosphate adenylyltransferase → MNKPLAIVLGGGKGTRLFPLTKERAKPAVPFGGKYRLVDIPISNCINSGLRQVYILTQFNTASLHNHISSTFIFDVFSNGFVEILAAEQTFDNNSWYQGTADAVRKNFYHFRDQSPSHYIILSGDQLYRMDLAEMLNKHIESGAEVTIAATPVSRQNATGLGIISADKKGRAVSFIEKPDPEDDISHMAFDRSLLPENQPKVDLSKEYLASMGMYIFNAKTLEKVLDNNYTDFGKEIIPIAIGERYVNTYIFTGFWEDIGTIKAFYETNLNLVSLTPAFNFYDEKRPIYTHRRHLAATKMNFCTISQSLAAEGSIITNASIVNSVIGIRTLIESGANLDGVYCMGANFYETLEQKKENEEQGIPNIGIGRGTIVRKAIIDLNARIGDGCRLGIDPIERKDGDYGYYWIVDGIIVIPKNGIVPAGTII, encoded by the coding sequence GTGAATAAACCATTGGCTATTGTATTGGGCGGAGGTAAAGGCACCAGGCTTTTTCCTCTTACGAAAGAGCGGGCTAAACCGGCGGTCCCTTTCGGGGGAAAATATCGGCTTGTAGATATACCAATCTCCAACTGTATCAACTCAGGGCTTCGTCAAGTCTACATTCTTACACAGTTTAATACTGCAAGCCTTCACAATCATATCTCAAGCACCTTCATTTTTGATGTCTTTAGTAACGGGTTTGTCGAAATTCTTGCGGCCGAACAGACTTTCGATAATAACAGCTGGTATCAAGGGACGGCGGATGCGGTCAGAAAAAACTTCTATCACTTTCGCGATCAGTCGCCGAGTCATTACATTATCCTTTCAGGGGACCAGCTCTATCGCATGGATCTGGCGGAGATGTTGAATAAGCATATCGAGAGTGGAGCCGAGGTGACCATAGCTGCCACTCCCGTCTCTCGGCAAAACGCCACCGGCCTCGGCATCATCAGTGCAGATAAAAAGGGACGCGCCGTATCCTTTATCGAAAAACCGGACCCGGAAGACGATATCTCACATATGGCCTTTGATCGTTCTCTCCTGCCGGAGAATCAACCGAAAGTGGATCTAAGTAAAGAGTATCTGGCCTCAATGGGTATGTATATTTTCAACGCGAAGACCCTTGAAAAGGTGTTGGATAATAACTACACCGATTTCGGCAAGGAGATTATCCCTATTGCCATTGGTGAGCGATACGTAAACACCTATATCTTTACCGGATTCTGGGAAGACATCGGAACCATCAAAGCCTTTTATGAGACGAATCTCAATCTTGTCTCTCTTACCCCGGCTTTTAATTTTTACGATGAAAAACGACCCATATACACTCATCGTCGGCACCTTGCCGCAACGAAGATGAATTTCTGTACCATCAGTCAATCCCTTGCGGCCGAGGGGAGCATCATCACCAACGCCTCAATTGTCAATTCGGTAATCGGTATCAGAACACTTATTGAGTCGGGAGCCAACCTCGATGGGGTTTACTGCATGGGGGCGAACTTCTACGAAACCTTGGAGCAGAAAAAGGAGAACGAGGAGCAGGGAATCCCCAACATCGGTATAGGTCGAGGAACTATCGTCAGGAAGGCAATCATCGATCTCAACGCACGCATTGGGGATGGATGTAGGCTCGGTATCGACCCTATCGAAAGAAAAGACGGCGACTACGGCTATTACTGGATCGTGGACGGAATCATCGTCATTCCGAAAAACGGTATTGTTCCGGCGGGAACCATTATATAG
- a CDS encoding (deoxy)nucleoside triphosphate pyrophosphohydrolase, protein MQRISTAGIARRGSKYLLALRKPGTSIGESWEFPGGKARFGEPPEEALKREFFEEFQIHILVGRMIFHGSFSNRGTDYELQAFDIKILGDGFTLAEHQKIGWFTLDEMIRLSMADSDRSILEFLRNKPVTI, encoded by the coding sequence ATGCAACGTATCTCAACGGCGGGAATTGCACGGCGGGGAAGTAAGTACCTTCTTGCTCTCCGTAAGCCCGGGACAAGTATTGGTGAAAGTTGGGAATTCCCCGGTGGAAAGGCCCGTTTCGGAGAGCCTCCCGAAGAGGCGCTGAAGCGGGAATTCTTTGAGGAGTTTCAGATCCATATTCTGGTGGGCCGAATGATTTTTCATGGTTCCTTCTCAAATCGTGGTACCGATTATGAGTTACAGGCCTTTGATATCAAAATTCTTGGGGATGGTTTTACCCTTGCAGAACATCAGAAAATCGGTTGGTTCACCCTCGATGAAATGATACGGCTTTCCATGGCAGATTCCGATCGTTCGATTTTGGAGTTCTTACGAAACAAGCCCGTTACTATATAA
- a CDS encoding bifunctional ADP-dependent NAD(P)H-hydrate dehydratase/NAD(P)H-hydrate epimerase: MKVVTGKVMSCIDRQASGDCAIPGLLLMEDAGQNAWRSFRTLCREKIDKESKLLFVAGKGNNGGDALVMARAAFSEGFTGAKVVLFASENGESVRLHTKICEGYGLKVLCMEGDKLAVQAAISDADVIFDGIAGTGLKGALRPMAAELVRRINESRALKVAVDIPSGLGDDAFPIAGSVIVRADITLTMELPKLPLFSPEGRKLVGRIVVVPVGFPLGLIAEAEAAAEWFVPEEVQVPELAPWAYKNRRGHLLVIGGAPCTDGAPFLCAMSAASSGAGLVTLMLDDEIFARTPPDRSGIMIRRLDPKFAASVDSVVIGPGWGRNEARLAAFDAVVQHAASGVIDADGITLLGMWLNKNGGRLPGKDGSTRWIVTPHPGEASRLAVSLGLCRDIEEARSMLLTRPWELLPPMAERCNGVIVLKSHISHIASPEGGYEIVEGNNPALGTGGSGDVLAGICGTMLMRGEMAAREAALEAVALHQRAGKHAAEKKGFFTAGQLIEFIGIESYRSAAE, encoded by the coding sequence ATGAAGGTTGTCACCGGCAAAGTGATGTCTTGTATAGATCGGCAAGCCTCGGGGGATTGCGCCATTCCCGGTTTGCTTTTGATGGAAGATGCTGGGCAGAACGCCTGGCGGAGCTTTCGTACCCTCTGCCGGGAGAAGATCGATAAAGAGAGCAAGCTATTGTTTGTGGCGGGGAAGGGCAACAACGGCGGTGATGCCCTTGTTATGGCCCGTGCGGCCTTTAGCGAGGGGTTTACCGGGGCGAAGGTCGTGCTTTTTGCCTCGGAGAATGGTGAATCGGTTCGTCTTCATACCAAAATTTGTGAGGGCTATGGGCTTAAGGTGCTGTGCATGGAGGGCGACAAGCTTGCTGTGCAGGCCGCAATCTCGGATGCCGATGTTATTTTCGACGGTATAGCCGGAACGGGGTTGAAAGGCGCTCTTCGTCCGATGGCTGCGGAGCTTGTGCGACGCATCAACGAAAGCCGAGCCCTAAAGGTAGCCGTTGATATTCCCAGCGGTCTGGGAGACGATGCCTTTCCCATAGCGGGGTCGGTAATTGTTCGTGCCGATATCACCCTTACCATGGAGCTACCGAAGCTTCCGCTTTTCAGCCCTGAAGGGCGGAAACTCGTGGGCCGGATCGTCGTCGTACCGGTTGGCTTTCCTCTTGGCCTTATTGCCGAAGCCGAAGCGGCGGCAGAGTGGTTTGTGCCCGAAGAGGTCCAAGTACCAGAGCTGGCTCCTTGGGCCTATAAAAATCGAAGGGGTCATCTTCTTGTTATCGGTGGCGCTCCTTGTACAGATGGTGCTCCCTTTCTTTGTGCGATGTCTGCCGCCTCGAGCGGGGCTGGTCTTGTCACCTTGATGCTTGACGACGAAATCTTTGCGAGAACGCCTCCCGATCGGAGCGGTATTATGATTCGACGCCTTGATCCGAAGTTTGCTGCTTCGGTGGATTCCGTTGTGATCGGGCCGGGATGGGGGCGTAATGAGGCTCGTCTTGCTGCCTTTGACGCCGTTGTTCAACATGCCGCTTCCGGCGTGATCGATGCCGACGGCATTACGCTTCTTGGTATGTGGCTCAACAAAAATGGTGGGAGACTTCCCGGCAAAGATGGGAGCACTCGCTGGATTGTGACCCCGCATCCAGGGGAAGCGTCGAGGCTTGCGGTTTCTCTCGGCCTCTGCCGTGATATCGAAGAGGCTCGTTCCATGCTGCTTACCCGTCCTTGGGAGCTGCTGCCCCCAATGGCCGAGCGTTGTAACGGTGTGATTGTTCTAAAAAGCCATATCAGCCACATAGCCTCTCCTGAGGGGGGATATGAGATTGTTGAAGGTAACAACCCGGCTCTTGGAACCGGAGGATCGGGAGATGTTCTTGCCGGTATCTGCGGGACGATGTTGATGCGCGGTGAAATGGCCGCACGAGAGGCGGCGCTTGAGGCTGTAGCCCTCCATCAGCGAGCGGGAAAGCATGCTGCAGAGAAAAAAGGCTTTTTTACCGCCGGGCAGCTCATCGAATTTATTGGAATCGAGAGCTACCGGAGCGCTGCAGAATGA